The Lacipirellula parvula genome window below encodes:
- a CDS encoding DUF1559 domain-containing protein — translation MISRVGREKQRSRAFTLVELLVVIAIIGVLVALLLPAVQAAREAARRSQCTNNLKQLGLGMLNHESAKKRFAQNEQYVWNKNGTAGRRDLASHLVMVTPYVEATGLYGQIDLSPKAANVPGDQLVQGVPLRQLPLAILTCPSDDKTGVVLPDRGTGLENDWLYLADNRPGPVATTNYCGSMGAQLMGWQGCNIKTLVGYSGSVYGMSPIYPGDDWFNTTSLPNACGQTGNPRGDCPDPATISGVFGRSAWAASIREIEDGTSNTIMMGEIRPSTSGFNWVHGWTLSEGMWFATTGPINFETDPEIVGRTEICRRWDKDFSTAHGFKSRHAGGANFVFCDGSTHFLSESIDYTNYQRLGARSDSENVTESF, via the coding sequence TTGATTTCACGCGTTGGACGCGAGAAGCAGCGGTCGCGGGCGTTCACGCTCGTTGAACTACTCGTCGTCATCGCCATTATCGGCGTGCTCGTCGCACTCCTGCTCCCCGCGGTCCAGGCCGCGCGTGAAGCGGCGCGGCGAAGCCAGTGCACGAACAACCTCAAGCAGTTGGGCTTGGGGATGTTGAACCATGAGTCGGCGAAAAAGCGGTTTGCTCAGAACGAACAATACGTGTGGAATAAGAACGGCACGGCCGGCCGGCGTGATTTGGCATCCCATCTCGTGATGGTGACGCCGTACGTAGAAGCAACTGGCTTGTACGGTCAAATCGACTTGAGCCCCAAGGCGGCGAACGTTCCGGGAGATCAATTGGTGCAGGGAGTGCCTCTGAGGCAACTGCCGCTCGCAATTCTTACTTGCCCGAGCGATGACAAGACAGGCGTCGTTTTGCCTGATCGAGGCACGGGCCTTGAGAACGATTGGCTCTACCTTGCTGATAATCGCCCGGGCCCCGTCGCAACCACAAATTACTGCGGTTCGATGGGAGCTCAGTTGATGGGGTGGCAAGGGTGCAATATTAAGACCCTTGTCGGTTACTCGGGAAGCGTCTACGGAATGAGCCCTATCTATCCCGGCGACGATTGGTTCAACACCACCTCTCTTCCCAATGCTTGCGGTCAAACAGGCAATCCGCGTGGAGACTGTCCGGACCCCGCGACGATCAGCGGCGTCTTCGGCCGCAGTGCCTGGGCGGCGTCAATTCGAGAAATCGAAGATGGAACTTCCAATACGATCATGATGGGCGAGATTCGCCCATCGACGTCGGGTTTCAACTGGGTTCACGGTTGGACGCTCTCAGAGGGAATGTGGTTTGCGACGACCGGGCCGATCAACTTCGAAACTGATCCAGAGATCGTGGGCAGGACGGAGATTTGCCGTCGGTGGGATAAGGACTTCAGCACTGCTCACGGGTTCAAGTCGCGTCATGCCGGCGGGGCGAACTTCGTGTTCTGCGACGGGTCGACTCATTTTCTGAGCGAATCGATCGACTATACGAATTACCAACGGCTCGGCGCTCGTTCTGATAGCGAAAACGTTACAGAATCGTTCTGA
- a CDS encoding universal stress protein → MPRSHEIVDWNSAGSDEASRPRPLKVLAPVNFDDDSHRSRLTAIELATQWGADVTFLHVSPRTPLVVPERTGLDAIGLLHSVLRTPAGPAASHEDQELQLRRLEGSAIRQMKRMIPDAWSGKLQASFAWRSGEVAAEIAAYALEQEIDVIVLGASDRPRPWRLSRGVTLRVIQTAPCRVLVAYPSGQASVERRSVEAAAS, encoded by the coding sequence ATGCCCCGCTCGCACGAGATCGTCGACTGGAATTCTGCCGGGAGTGACGAAGCCAGCAGACCGAGGCCGCTCAAGGTTTTGGCGCCGGTCAATTTCGACGATGACTCGCATCGGTCGCGATTGACGGCCATCGAACTGGCGACTCAGTGGGGCGCCGACGTAACATTCCTGCATGTTTCGCCGAGGACGCCGCTGGTCGTCCCCGAACGAACAGGGCTCGACGCGATCGGCCTTCTCCACTCCGTGCTGCGGACGCCGGCGGGACCGGCCGCTTCACACGAAGATCAGGAATTGCAACTTCGCCGGCTCGAAGGCTCCGCCATCCGCCAAATGAAGCGGATGATTCCCGACGCCTGGAGCGGCAAACTGCAGGCGTCATTCGCTTGGCGGTCGGGAGAAGTCGCGGCGGAGATTGCCGCCTACGCTCTGGAGCAAGAAATCGACGTCATTGTGCTCGGCGCCAGCGATCGCCCCCGTCCGTGGCGCCTCAGCCGCGGCGTCACGCTCCGTGTCATCCAAACGGCGCCATGCCGGGTATTGGTGGCCTACCCCTCGGGGCAGGCGTCGGTCGAACGCCGCTCCGTTGAGGCGGCCGCGTCGTAG
- a CDS encoding bestrophin family protein: MERRDFWREVVALSGSVTPFILKRVAVFGLYGALVWWVATYTHVRTGLGVAPYEIIGAILALVLVLRTNSGYDRWYEGRKLWGGIVNQSRNLGVVGIAYGPDDAAWRNRFLRWTAVFPHLARHTLRGETDFSDIDDLMTPEEIEQLERADHAPLYCSLQVAQMLQSARKSEAMDGFAFMRADDQRAQLIDHIGACERILATPLAKVMSIKVRHFIFLYLAMLPLAIVDKSGMLTPFLTMLVAFPLLSLDQIGIELENPFSVRRLSHLPLGDIGDKIQRNVMALEHADDGSSEEDAADAVVSMKNGRRKFDADSQGVGHQLASAGR, from the coding sequence ATGGAGCGGAGAGATTTTTGGCGTGAGGTCGTAGCTCTCAGCGGCTCGGTCACGCCGTTCATTCTGAAGCGAGTGGCGGTCTTCGGGTTGTATGGCGCCCTCGTGTGGTGGGTAGCCACTTACACCCATGTCCGGACCGGGCTTGGCGTCGCGCCGTACGAAATCATTGGCGCCATTCTGGCGCTCGTGCTCGTGTTGCGCACCAACTCCGGCTACGACCGTTGGTACGAAGGTCGCAAGTTGTGGGGCGGCATCGTCAATCAATCGCGGAACCTTGGCGTCGTCGGCATCGCCTACGGGCCCGACGATGCGGCCTGGCGTAATCGGTTCCTCCGCTGGACCGCCGTGTTCCCTCATCTGGCGCGCCACACGTTGCGCGGCGAAACTGACTTCTCGGATATCGACGATCTGATGACCCCGGAAGAGATCGAACAGCTGGAGCGGGCGGATCACGCTCCCCTCTACTGCTCGCTCCAGGTTGCGCAGATGTTGCAGTCCGCCCGCAAGAGCGAAGCGATGGACGGCTTTGCCTTCATGCGCGCCGACGACCAACGGGCGCAGTTGATTGACCACATTGGCGCCTGCGAACGGATTCTTGCCACGCCGCTGGCGAAAGTGATGTCGATCAAGGTCCGCCACTTCATTTTCTTGTATCTCGCGATGTTGCCGCTGGCGATCGTCGACAAGTCCGGGATGCTGACTCCGTTTCTTACGATGTTGGTCGCATTCCCGTTACTGTCGCTCGACCAGATCGGCATTGAGCTTGAGAATCCATTCTCGGTGCGTCGCCTGAGCCATCTCCCGCTGGGAGATATTGGCGACAAGATCCAGCGCAACGTGATGGCGCTGGAGCATGCCGACGACGGATCGTCAGAAGAGGACGCTGCCGACGCGGTCGTCTCGATGAAGAACGGCCGCCGTAAGTTCGATGCCGACAGCCAGGGGGTCGGTCACCAATTGGCTTCCGCCGGTCGCTAG
- a CDS encoding sigma-54-dependent transcriptional regulator encodes MIQKLLIIDDEPNLLYSMTKALRHDSLEVLNAGTAAQGIELVRSEQPHAVILDVRLPDASGLDVFTEIHAIDPRIPVIIITAYSSMETAVEAMKRGAYEYLLKPIELDKLREHVERALEISRTNDESTILANEEPRSQQRIVGHSPAIQEVFKAIGRVAQQDITVLIQGESGCGKELIAEAICAHSARAAGPFLAINCAAISETILESELFGHEKGSFTGADRLRIGKFEQVDGGTLFLDEIGDMSGVMQAKVLRLLQDGSFQRVGSNETLRANVRIIAATNRNLEAMVAEGTFREDLYYRLRGFVIDVPPLRERLEDLEPLVSHFVSIFNRELGRQVRVVSPEAMRRLEMYRWYGNVRELQAVVKYALLHAVGDAITSGSLPPIVRGDHDETGSTAGPADGVAAIASMVRDQLARTDRNLYRDIHSAVDRILLDQVLAHVDGNQVQAAQVLGISRTTLRNRLSELEIGGSVPSRPETARD; translated from the coding sequence ATGATTCAGAAACTTCTCATCATCGACGACGAGCCGAACCTTCTCTACTCGATGACCAAAGCGCTTCGGCACGACTCGCTTGAAGTGCTCAATGCAGGCACGGCCGCTCAGGGGATCGAACTCGTTCGCTCCGAGCAGCCCCATGCGGTCATCCTCGATGTTCGTCTCCCCGACGCCTCGGGGCTCGACGTTTTCACTGAGATCCATGCCATCGATCCCCGCATCCCCGTGATCATCATCACGGCGTATTCGAGCATGGAAACCGCCGTCGAGGCGATGAAACGCGGGGCGTACGAGTATCTGCTCAAGCCGATCGAACTCGACAAGCTCCGCGAGCATGTGGAACGTGCGCTCGAGATCAGTCGCACGAATGATGAATCGACGATTCTCGCCAACGAGGAGCCCCGTTCGCAGCAGCGGATCGTCGGCCACTCCCCCGCCATCCAAGAAGTCTTCAAAGCGATCGGCCGCGTTGCGCAGCAAGACATCACCGTACTCATTCAAGGCGAAAGCGGCTGCGGCAAGGAACTGATCGCCGAGGCAATTTGCGCGCACAGCGCCCGCGCGGCCGGCCCGTTTCTCGCGATCAACTGCGCCGCCATCTCCGAGACGATTCTCGAAAGCGAGCTGTTTGGCCACGAGAAGGGCTCGTTCACCGGGGCCGATCGCCTCCGCATCGGCAAGTTCGAGCAAGTCGACGGCGGCACGCTGTTTCTCGACGAGATCGGCGACATGTCGGGCGTCATGCAGGCGAAGGTTCTGCGTCTGCTGCAGGACGGCAGCTTTCAGCGCGTCGGCAGCAACGAAACGCTCCGCGCCAACGTTCGCATTATCGCCGCCACTAATCGCAACCTCGAGGCGATGGTCGCCGAAGGAACGTTCCGCGAAGACCTCTACTACCGGCTCCGCGGGTTCGTCATCGACGTTCCTCCGCTACGCGAACGGCTGGAAGATCTTGAACCGCTCGTCTCCCATTTCGTCTCTATCTTTAACCGCGAACTGGGAAGGCAAGTCCGCGTCGTCTCGCCCGAAGCGATGCGGCGGCTGGAGATGTACCGCTGGTACGGCAACGTTCGCGAATTGCAGGCGGTCGTGAAGTACGCCCTACTCCATGCCGTCGGCGATGCGATCACTTCCGGTTCGCTGCCGCCGATCGTGCGCGGCGACCATGACGAAACGGGGTCGACTGCCGGCCCCGCCGACGGCGTCGCCGCAATCGCCTCGATGGTGCGAGACCAACTCGCGCGGACCGATCGCAATCTCTACCGCGACATCCACAGCGCGGTCGACCGCATTTTGCTTGACCAAGTGCTGGCCCACGTCGACGGCAATCAGGTGCAGGCGGCCCAGGTGCTGGGCATCTCGCGGACGACGCTCCGCAACCGGCTCAGTGAGCTCGAAATTGGCGGAAGCGTACCTTCGCGTCCTGAAACGGCCCGCGATTGA
- a CDS encoding sensor histidine kinase, whose amino-acid sequence MNPFTYKLGQRIRTADRINVLIIVVSLLLLVLASYGAWHVKQLQNRSEEILSQNVASIRAAVELELHIQELRHQLDLYLWRNNLTELEQTKFTDLKAFKTERADIDVWLHRAEAAAHTRKEEQLILQVHDGLGMFYRHMDLLAKTPSLDDEKIALAEQAEAILAEHVLPPAREYLSADEALLEANRQEAANQSQKLARMLLFLGVFGSLAALAAGYAIARTIHKSLVELRIPMQNVAGKLSEVAGDVVVSTKLDLDDLGPALQRVSTEVTEVVEQLHARHREIVRADQLASLGQLAAGLAHEIRNPLMAMKMLVQTARQQQDAGRLDGRDLQILDDEIRRLEQLLTEFLDFARPTPLQRAIVDVRGIVESTVDFVHRQADARDVSLHCNLPAEPVMLEIDATRIRQVVLNLLINAIHAAPNGGNIWITIESTADGTRPACRIKVADDGAGIGPREATRIFEPFYSTKETGMGLGLAVSQRIVRSHGGELALGRGDYSGAVLVIELPLPNENVKS is encoded by the coding sequence ATGAACCCCTTCACATACAAACTTGGCCAACGAATTCGCACCGCTGATCGGATCAACGTTCTGATCATCGTCGTCAGCTTGTTGCTATTGGTCCTAGCAAGCTATGGTGCGTGGCATGTGAAGCAACTGCAGAATCGCTCGGAGGAAATACTTTCGCAGAACGTCGCGAGCATTCGCGCTGCGGTGGAATTGGAACTTCACATTCAGGAGCTCCGCCACCAACTCGACCTGTACCTCTGGCGAAACAATCTGACGGAACTTGAACAAACCAAGTTCACCGACCTGAAAGCCTTCAAGACGGAACGTGCCGACATTGATGTCTGGCTCCACCGTGCCGAAGCCGCGGCCCACACACGCAAGGAAGAGCAGTTGATTCTGCAGGTCCACGACGGGCTCGGGATGTTCTATCGGCATATGGACCTGTTGGCGAAGACGCCGAGCCTGGACGATGAAAAAATTGCGCTCGCGGAACAGGCTGAAGCAATTCTCGCCGAGCACGTGTTGCCCCCGGCTCGCGAGTATCTGAGCGCCGACGAAGCCCTTCTCGAAGCCAATCGTCAGGAGGCGGCGAATCAATCGCAGAAGCTCGCTCGGATGCTGCTGTTCTTAGGCGTCTTCGGTTCCCTAGCCGCGCTTGCCGCCGGCTACGCCATCGCACGAACGATCCACAAATCGCTCGTCGAACTCCGCATCCCCATGCAGAACGTCGCGGGCAAACTAAGCGAAGTGGCTGGCGACGTCGTCGTTTCCACCAAGCTGGACCTCGACGACCTCGGCCCTGCCCTGCAACGCGTCTCCACGGAAGTGACTGAAGTCGTCGAGCAACTCCATGCCCGGCATCGCGAGATCGTTCGCGCCGATCAGCTGGCGAGTCTCGGCCAACTTGCGGCCGGCCTGGCGCACGAGATTCGCAATCCGCTCATGGCGATGAAGATGCTAGTCCAAACGGCTCGACAGCAGCAAGACGCGGGGCGTCTCGACGGCCGCGACCTGCAGATTCTCGACGATGAGATCCGCCGACTGGAGCAGTTACTGACCGAGTTTCTCGACTTCGCCCGTCCGACGCCGCTTCAGCGGGCGATCGTCGACGTCCGCGGTATCGTCGAAAGCACCGTCGACTTCGTTCATCGGCAGGCCGATGCACGCGACGTATCGCTCCATTGCAACCTGCCGGCGGAGCCGGTGATGCTTGAGATCGACGCGACGCGGATTCGACAGGTGGTGCTCAATCTGTTGATCAACGCGATCCACGCAGCGCCGAACGGGGGCAACATTTGGATTACCATCGAGTCGACCGCCGACGGCACACGCCCCGCCTGTCGTATCAAGGTCGCTGACGACGGAGCTGGCATCGGCCCCCGCGAAGCGACCAGGATTTTCGAGCCCTTCTACAGCACGAAAGAGACCGGCATGGGATTGGGGCTTGCCGTCAGCCAACGAATTGTCCGCTCGCACGGCGGCGAACTGGCCCTCGGTCGCGGCGACTATAGCGGCGCGGTCTTGGTGATCGAGCTTCCGCTGCCGAATGAGAATGTAAAATCGTGA
- the ggt gene encoding gamma-glutamyltransferase has protein sequence MKLAATSPLVRIALILPSLLLVCGCAQSAAPPKEKKAAASAAASEKTAVCMVASVQPLATEAGVAAFEAGGNAIDAAVATAVTLGVVDNHNSGLGGGCFILIHLADGTLVAIDGREEAPAAATRDMFLRDGEAVPELSQTGPLAIGIPGAFAAYDLAVSKYGKLPIKELLLPAAKIAEDGFPIDRIYAGKLSASAKTLDKFAGSRGALLQADGGAYEEGDVLKQPDLARSYRAMAEGGTDWFYRGPYAEKVARWMTDNGGIITAADFASYQPVEREPLKTTYRDWTIVGFPPPSSGGVHVAQMLNMLETFDLKKEYKDNPAQAIHLIAEAMKLAFADRAYWLGDPDEVGVPRGLIDKGYAVALAERIDPKKATAVPSHGEPPAAAEDVFGKKHTTHITAADSDGNWVAITATVNTTFGSKVIVPGTGIVLNNEMDDFSAQPGKPNAFGLIGAENNAVAPGKRPLSSMTPTIVLKDGKPVMTVGAAGGPKIITSVLLAILRRLDFDQSLADAVGSPRIHQQWMPDVLTVEKKMPDEIVKELEKRGHKIDLIDSGAVAQAIEIDEKGQFIGVHDPRVPGKAAAGKRKN, from the coding sequence ATGAAACTCGCAGCCACGTCGCCTCTTGTGCGGATCGCCTTGATTCTTCCCTCCCTGCTGCTCGTCTGCGGTTGTGCGCAGTCGGCTGCTCCGCCGAAGGAGAAGAAGGCTGCCGCATCAGCGGCCGCCTCGGAAAAGACGGCGGTTTGCATGGTCGCTTCGGTGCAGCCGCTGGCGACCGAAGCGGGAGTGGCGGCGTTCGAGGCCGGCGGGAACGCCATCGACGCCGCAGTTGCCACTGCCGTGACTCTGGGCGTCGTCGATAACCATAACTCGGGCCTCGGCGGCGGCTGCTTCATCTTGATCCATCTGGCGGACGGCACGCTCGTCGCCATCGACGGTCGTGAAGAGGCGCCAGCCGCTGCCACGCGCGACATGTTCCTCCGCGATGGCGAGGCAGTGCCTGAACTAAGCCAGACGGGGCCGCTCGCGATTGGCATTCCGGGAGCCTTCGCTGCTTACGATTTAGCCGTGTCGAAATATGGCAAGTTGCCGATCAAAGAATTACTGCTGCCTGCCGCGAAGATTGCGGAAGACGGATTCCCGATTGATCGAATCTACGCCGGCAAGCTCAGCGCCTCGGCCAAAACGCTCGACAAGTTCGCCGGCAGCCGTGGAGCGTTGCTGCAAGCCGATGGCGGCGCCTACGAAGAAGGAGACGTCCTCAAGCAGCCAGATCTCGCTCGCTCCTACCGAGCGATGGCCGAGGGAGGAACCGATTGGTTCTATCGTGGCCCATATGCGGAAAAAGTGGCCCGGTGGATGACCGACAACGGCGGGATTATCACTGCAGCTGACTTCGCTAGTTATCAGCCAGTCGAACGCGAGCCGCTCAAGACGACCTACCGCGACTGGACAATCGTCGGTTTTCCGCCGCCGAGTTCGGGGGGCGTGCACGTCGCCCAGATGCTGAACATGCTGGAAACGTTCGATCTGAAGAAGGAATACAAGGACAACCCAGCCCAAGCGATTCATCTGATCGCCGAGGCGATGAAACTCGCGTTCGCCGACCGCGCCTACTGGTTGGGCGACCCCGATGAAGTCGGCGTGCCGCGCGGGCTGATCGACAAGGGGTATGCCGTCGCGCTGGCCGAGCGGATTGACCCGAAGAAAGCCACGGCGGTTCCGAGCCACGGCGAGCCGCCCGCCGCGGCTGAAGACGTCTTCGGCAAGAAGCACACCACGCACATCACTGCCGCTGACAGCGATGGCAATTGGGTGGCGATCACGGCGACCGTGAACACCACCTTCGGCTCGAAGGTGATCGTTCCCGGCACGGGCATCGTGCTGAATAACGAGATGGATGATTTCTCCGCGCAGCCGGGTAAACCGAATGCTTTCGGGTTGATCGGCGCGGAGAACAACGCGGTGGCTCCGGGCAAGCGGCCTCTCTCGAGCATGACTCCGACGATTGTGCTCAAAGACGGCAAGCCGGTGATGACCGTCGGCGCCGCGGGCGGGCCGAAGATCATTACCTCCGTGCTGCTGGCGATTTTACGGCGGCTCGATTTCGACCAGTCGCTCGCCGATGCCGTCGGCTCGCCGCGTATCCACCAGCAGTGGATGCCCGATGTGCTGACGGTCGAAAAGAAGATGCCCGACGAGATCGTCAAAGAGCTTGAGAAGCGCGGACACAAAATTGATCTGATCGATTCCGGCGCTGTCGCGCAGGCGATCGAGATTGACGAGAAGGGGCAGTTCATCGGCGTCCACGATCCGCGCGTACCTGGTAAGGCAGCAGCCGGGAAGCGGAAGAATTAG